The following proteins come from a genomic window of Salvia hispanica cultivar TCC Black 2014 chromosome 4, UniMelb_Shisp_WGS_1.0, whole genome shotgun sequence:
- the LOC125222429 gene encoding protein TRANSPARENT TESTA 9 isoform X1, with protein MWFSFWRSRDRLSLDELRFIVDQLIKVQAVNEVNKEFVIEALRSIAELITYGDQHDAAYFEVFMEKQVMGEFVRILRICKSLIVSRQLLQTMSIMIQNLKSDHSIYYMFSNEHVNYLIAYPFDFRNEELLSYYISFLRAISGKLNKDTISLLVKTESEEVVDFPLYVEAIRFAFHEESMIRTAVRALTLNVYHVGDDTVNRFVSKAPHSDYFVNLIEFFRDRCIHLNSIVSNAKMSRSAELSSSILSAVDEIEDNLYYFSDVVSAGIPDVGRLIMDKVLRILIFPLIFPSFSRTEAVKESSLGAVTSLYLLCCILRIVKIKDLANIVAAALLCYPDIFPESSEAKLNGNLPSHASSDVQSQNNDASSQNSESDTGNHTPHSAFNHNYSSMRFAPRETLLSFVVSGDEVQVAGSLNVLATLLQTKELDESMVDALGILPQRKQHKKKLLQALVGEDSAEEQLFSSEGAKVKDGISGELDLYLQKLKQEYAGISCAHPEVGASPRVHRFQVLDSLVSLFCRSNISAETLWDGGWLLRQLLPYSKAEFNSHHLTLLRDSFHHCTARVLEEARGTWSDLLLRVICDEWRKCKRAIEASSPRKDPKCILLPPFKSANDEHASSESSFAAGERMCEAVKVFALLHHLHIFSLGKVLPDQPPVFCSVDTPEKSRARIAGLRLPELKPNAEINLVGAIPCRIAFERGKERHFYFLALSMGSSGWLVLAEELPAKPGRGLVRVVAPLAGCKPKVDDKHLRWLHLRIRPSSFPFTDTATYTAHGKVKSKALVDGRWTLAFRDEKSCKNAMSMVEEEMELQSCMVEKSLEPVLELEQSTDHSQLSEHVEDDNTV; from the exons ATGTGGTTTTCCTTTTGGCGATCCAGGGATAGACTGTCGTTAGATGAACTCAG ATTCATTGTTGATCAACTGATAAAAGTTCAAGCCGTGAATGAGGTTAACAAA GAGTTTGTCATTGAGGCTTTGAGATCTATTGCGGAGTTGATAACATATGGTGACCAGCATGATGCTGCCTATTTCGA GGTTTTCATGGAGAAGCAGGTCATGGGCGAGTTTGTACGCATATTAAGAATATGTAAATCTCTGATCGTCTCACGCCAGCTATTGCAGACAATGAGCATAATGATCCAGAACCTGAAAAGTGATCATTCCATAT ACTATATGTTTAGCAATGAACATGTTAACTACCTCATTGCATATCCTTTTGACTTCAGAAACGAAGAGTTGTTATCTTACTACATATCCTTCCTAAG AGCGATAAGTGGGAAGTTGAATAAGGATACAATTTCACTCCTTGTTAAGACAGAAAGT GAGGAAGTAGTTGATTTCCCCCTTTATGTTGAGGCGATACGGTTTGCATTTCATGAAGAAAGTATGATCCGAACTGCTGTTCGTGCTTTAACCTTGAACGTTTATCATG TTGGAGATGACACTGTAAATAGATTTGTATCCAAGGCCCCACATTCAGATTATTTTGTGAACTTGATCGAATTTTTTCGAGATCGGTGTATCCATTTGAACTCAATTGTTTCAAATGCTAAAAT GAGCCGAAGTGCAGAACTTTCGTCTTCCATTCTTTCTGCTGTTGACGAGATTGAAGACaatctctattattttagtGATGTTGTTTCTGCTGGAATCCCTGATGTTGGGAGGTTGATAATGGACAAAGTTCTGAGGATTCTGATATTTCCGCTGATCTTCCCATCCTTTAGTAGGACTGAAGCAGTCAAA GAATCAAGTCTTGGGGCTGTCACTTCTTTATATTTACTTTGTTGCATTCTGCGCATAGTAAAAATCAAAGATCTGGCAAATATTGTTGCTGCTGCTCTTCTATGTTATCCAGATATCTTTCCTGAGAGTTCGGAGGCTAAGCTCAACGGTAATCTGCCGAGCCATGCTTCTTCAGATGTACAAAGCCAAAATAATGACGCAAGCAGTCAAAATTCTGAATCTGACACCGGAAATCATACACCTCACAGTGCATTCAATCATAACTATAGCAGTATGAGATTTGCTCCGAG GGAAACTTTGCTTTCATTTGTTGTCAGTGGAGATGAAGTTCAAGTTGCTGGCTCCTTAAATGTTCTAGCAACATTGTTGCAGACAAAAG AACTAGACGAGTCAATGGTTGATGCTCTTGGCATACTTCCACAACGCaaacaacataaaaagaaaCTGCTG CAAGCCTTGGTTGGGGAAGATTCTGCAGAAGAGCAACTTTTCTCATCAGAAGGTGCTAAGGTCAAAGATGGCATTAGTGGCGAACTTGATCTCTATCTGCAAAAATTGAAG CAGGAGTATGCTGGAATTTCATGTGCACACCCAGAGGTTGGAGCGAGTCCTCGCGTGCATAGATTTCAA GTACTCGATTCGTTGGTTAGTCTCTTCTGCAGATCAAATATCTCTGCAGAAACATTGTGGGATGGTGGTTGGCTTTTGCGGCAGTTGTTACCTTACAGCAAAGCGGAGTTCAACAGCCATCATCTTACTTTGCTCAGA GATTCGTTTCACCATTGCACTGCTCGTGTTCTAGAGGAGGCTAGAGGAACGTGGTCTGATTTATTATTGAGAGTTATTTGTGATGAGTGGAGAAAGTGCAAAAGAG CAATTGAGGCATCTTCTCCGCGAAAAGATCCAAAGTGTATTCTATTGCCGCCATTCAAATCTGCCAATGACG AGCATGCATCATCTGAATCATCATTTGCTGCTGGAGAGAGAATGTGTGAAGCAGTGAAG GTGTTTGCGTTGCTTCATCATCTCCACATTTTCTCGCTTGGTAAAGTTTTGCCAGATCAACCTCCTGTATTCTGTTCTGTTGATACTCCAGAGAAGTCCAGAGCAAGGATTGCTGGTTTACGTCTTCCAGAACTTAAACCAAATGCTGAAATTAACCTTG TTGGTGCAATTCCTTGTCGAATTGCATTTGAAAGGGGTAAAGAACGCCATTTCTACTTTCTAGCCCTCTCTATGGGTAGCTCAGGTTGGCTTGTCCTTGCGGAGGAATTACCAGCGAAACCAGGACGAGGATTGGTACGAGTTGTGGCACCATTGGCTGGATGTAAG CCAAAAGTAGATGATAAACATTTAAGGTGGCTGCACCTTCGAATCCGTCCTTCCTCATTCCCATTTACTGATACTGCTACGTATACTGCCCATGGCAAGGTAAAATCTAAAGCTTTGGTTGATGGAAGGTGGACTCTGGCGTTCCGGGATGAGAAATCCTGCAAGAACGCAATGTCCATGGTTGAAGAGGAAATGGAGTTGCAGAGTTGCATGGTGGAGAAAAGCCTAGAACCTGTACTCGAACTAGAACAAAGTACAGACCATTCACAACTGTCTGAGCATGTAGAGGATGACAACACAGTGTGA
- the LOC125222429 gene encoding protein TRANSPARENT TESTA 9 isoform X2 has translation MWFSFWRSRDRLSLDELRFIVDQLIKVQAVNEVNKEFVIEALRSIAELITYGDQHDAAYFEVFMEKQVMGEFVRILRICKSLIVSRQLLQTMSIMIQNLKSDHSIYYMFSNEHVNYLIAYPFDFRNEELLSYYISFLRAISGKLNKDTISLLVKTESEEVVDFPLYVEAIRFAFHEESMIRTAVRALTLNVYHVGDDTVNRFVSKAPHSDYFVNLIEFFRDRCIHLNSIVSNAKMSRSAELSSSILSAVDEIEDNLYYFSDVVSAGIPDVGRLIMDKVLRILIFPLIFPSFSRTEAVKESSLGAVTSLYLLCCILRIVKIKDLANIVAAALLCYPDIFPESSEAKLNGNLPSHASSDVQSQNNDASSQNSESDTGNHTPHSAFNHNYSSMRFAPRETLLSFVVSGDEVQVAGSLNVLATLLQTKELDESMVDALGILPQRKQHKKKLLQALVGEDSAEEQLFSSEGAKVKDGISGELDLYLQKLKEYAGISCAHPEVGASPRVHRFQVLDSLVSLFCRSNISAETLWDGGWLLRQLLPYSKAEFNSHHLTLLRDSFHHCTARVLEEARGTWSDLLLRVICDEWRKCKRAIEASSPRKDPKCILLPPFKSANDEHASSESSFAAGERMCEAVKVFALLHHLHIFSLGKVLPDQPPVFCSVDTPEKSRARIAGLRLPELKPNAEINLVGAIPCRIAFERGKERHFYFLALSMGSSGWLVLAEELPAKPGRGLVRVVAPLAGCKPKVDDKHLRWLHLRIRPSSFPFTDTATYTAHGKVKSKALVDGRWTLAFRDEKSCKNAMSMVEEEMELQSCMVEKSLEPVLELEQSTDHSQLSEHVEDDNTV, from the exons ATGTGGTTTTCCTTTTGGCGATCCAGGGATAGACTGTCGTTAGATGAACTCAG ATTCATTGTTGATCAACTGATAAAAGTTCAAGCCGTGAATGAGGTTAACAAA GAGTTTGTCATTGAGGCTTTGAGATCTATTGCGGAGTTGATAACATATGGTGACCAGCATGATGCTGCCTATTTCGA GGTTTTCATGGAGAAGCAGGTCATGGGCGAGTTTGTACGCATATTAAGAATATGTAAATCTCTGATCGTCTCACGCCAGCTATTGCAGACAATGAGCATAATGATCCAGAACCTGAAAAGTGATCATTCCATAT ACTATATGTTTAGCAATGAACATGTTAACTACCTCATTGCATATCCTTTTGACTTCAGAAACGAAGAGTTGTTATCTTACTACATATCCTTCCTAAG AGCGATAAGTGGGAAGTTGAATAAGGATACAATTTCACTCCTTGTTAAGACAGAAAGT GAGGAAGTAGTTGATTTCCCCCTTTATGTTGAGGCGATACGGTTTGCATTTCATGAAGAAAGTATGATCCGAACTGCTGTTCGTGCTTTAACCTTGAACGTTTATCATG TTGGAGATGACACTGTAAATAGATTTGTATCCAAGGCCCCACATTCAGATTATTTTGTGAACTTGATCGAATTTTTTCGAGATCGGTGTATCCATTTGAACTCAATTGTTTCAAATGCTAAAAT GAGCCGAAGTGCAGAACTTTCGTCTTCCATTCTTTCTGCTGTTGACGAGATTGAAGACaatctctattattttagtGATGTTGTTTCTGCTGGAATCCCTGATGTTGGGAGGTTGATAATGGACAAAGTTCTGAGGATTCTGATATTTCCGCTGATCTTCCCATCCTTTAGTAGGACTGAAGCAGTCAAA GAATCAAGTCTTGGGGCTGTCACTTCTTTATATTTACTTTGTTGCATTCTGCGCATAGTAAAAATCAAAGATCTGGCAAATATTGTTGCTGCTGCTCTTCTATGTTATCCAGATATCTTTCCTGAGAGTTCGGAGGCTAAGCTCAACGGTAATCTGCCGAGCCATGCTTCTTCAGATGTACAAAGCCAAAATAATGACGCAAGCAGTCAAAATTCTGAATCTGACACCGGAAATCATACACCTCACAGTGCATTCAATCATAACTATAGCAGTATGAGATTTGCTCCGAG GGAAACTTTGCTTTCATTTGTTGTCAGTGGAGATGAAGTTCAAGTTGCTGGCTCCTTAAATGTTCTAGCAACATTGTTGCAGACAAAAG AACTAGACGAGTCAATGGTTGATGCTCTTGGCATACTTCCACAACGCaaacaacataaaaagaaaCTGCTG CAAGCCTTGGTTGGGGAAGATTCTGCAGAAGAGCAACTTTTCTCATCAGAAGGTGCTAAGGTCAAAGATGGCATTAGTGGCGAACTTGATCTCTATCTGCAAAAATTGAAG GAGTATGCTGGAATTTCATGTGCACACCCAGAGGTTGGAGCGAGTCCTCGCGTGCATAGATTTCAA GTACTCGATTCGTTGGTTAGTCTCTTCTGCAGATCAAATATCTCTGCAGAAACATTGTGGGATGGTGGTTGGCTTTTGCGGCAGTTGTTACCTTACAGCAAAGCGGAGTTCAACAGCCATCATCTTACTTTGCTCAGA GATTCGTTTCACCATTGCACTGCTCGTGTTCTAGAGGAGGCTAGAGGAACGTGGTCTGATTTATTATTGAGAGTTATTTGTGATGAGTGGAGAAAGTGCAAAAGAG CAATTGAGGCATCTTCTCCGCGAAAAGATCCAAAGTGTATTCTATTGCCGCCATTCAAATCTGCCAATGACG AGCATGCATCATCTGAATCATCATTTGCTGCTGGAGAGAGAATGTGTGAAGCAGTGAAG GTGTTTGCGTTGCTTCATCATCTCCACATTTTCTCGCTTGGTAAAGTTTTGCCAGATCAACCTCCTGTATTCTGTTCTGTTGATACTCCAGAGAAGTCCAGAGCAAGGATTGCTGGTTTACGTCTTCCAGAACTTAAACCAAATGCTGAAATTAACCTTG TTGGTGCAATTCCTTGTCGAATTGCATTTGAAAGGGGTAAAGAACGCCATTTCTACTTTCTAGCCCTCTCTATGGGTAGCTCAGGTTGGCTTGTCCTTGCGGAGGAATTACCAGCGAAACCAGGACGAGGATTGGTACGAGTTGTGGCACCATTGGCTGGATGTAAG CCAAAAGTAGATGATAAACATTTAAGGTGGCTGCACCTTCGAATCCGTCCTTCCTCATTCCCATTTACTGATACTGCTACGTATACTGCCCATGGCAAGGTAAAATCTAAAGCTTTGGTTGATGGAAGGTGGACTCTGGCGTTCCGGGATGAGAAATCCTGCAAGAACGCAATGTCCATGGTTGAAGAGGAAATGGAGTTGCAGAGTTGCATGGTGGAGAAAAGCCTAGAACCTGTACTCGAACTAGAACAAAGTACAGACCATTCACAACTGTCTGAGCATGTAGAGGATGACAACACAGTGTGA
- the LOC125222429 gene encoding protein TRANSPARENT TESTA 9 isoform X5: MFSNEHVNYLIAYPFDFRNEELLSYYISFLRAISGKLNKDTISLLVKTESEEVVDFPLYVEAIRFAFHEESMIRTAVRALTLNVYHVGDDTVNRFVSKAPHSDYFVNLIEFFRDRCIHLNSIVSNAKMSRSAELSSSILSAVDEIEDNLYYFSDVVSAGIPDVGRLIMDKVLRILIFPLIFPSFSRTEAVKESSLGAVTSLYLLCCILRIVKIKDLANIVAAALLCYPDIFPESSEAKLNGNLPSHASSDVQSQNNDASSQNSESDTGNHTPHSAFNHNYSSMRFAPRETLLSFVVSGDEVQVAGSLNVLATLLQTKELDESMVDALGILPQRKQHKKKLLQALVGEDSAEEQLFSSEGAKVKDGISGELDLYLQKLKQEYAGISCAHPEVGASPRVHRFQVLDSLVSLFCRSNISAETLWDGGWLLRQLLPYSKAEFNSHHLTLLRDSFHHCTARVLEEARGTWSDLLLRVICDEWRKCKRAIEASSPRKDPKCILLPPFKSANDEHASSESSFAAGERMCEAVKVFALLHHLHIFSLGKVLPDQPPVFCSVDTPEKSRARIAGLRLPELKPNAEINLVGAIPCRIAFERGKERHFYFLALSMGSSGWLVLAEELPAKPGRGLVRVVAPLAGCKPKVDDKHLRWLHLRIRPSSFPFTDTATYTAHGKVKSKALVDGRWTLAFRDEKSCKNAMSMVEEEMELQSCMVEKSLEPVLELEQSTDHSQLSEHVEDDNTV, from the exons ATGTTTAGCAATGAACATGTTAACTACCTCATTGCATATCCTTTTGACTTCAGAAACGAAGAGTTGTTATCTTACTACATATCCTTCCTAAG AGCGATAAGTGGGAAGTTGAATAAGGATACAATTTCACTCCTTGTTAAGACAGAAAGT GAGGAAGTAGTTGATTTCCCCCTTTATGTTGAGGCGATACGGTTTGCATTTCATGAAGAAAGTATGATCCGAACTGCTGTTCGTGCTTTAACCTTGAACGTTTATCATG TTGGAGATGACACTGTAAATAGATTTGTATCCAAGGCCCCACATTCAGATTATTTTGTGAACTTGATCGAATTTTTTCGAGATCGGTGTATCCATTTGAACTCAATTGTTTCAAATGCTAAAAT GAGCCGAAGTGCAGAACTTTCGTCTTCCATTCTTTCTGCTGTTGACGAGATTGAAGACaatctctattattttagtGATGTTGTTTCTGCTGGAATCCCTGATGTTGGGAGGTTGATAATGGACAAAGTTCTGAGGATTCTGATATTTCCGCTGATCTTCCCATCCTTTAGTAGGACTGAAGCAGTCAAA GAATCAAGTCTTGGGGCTGTCACTTCTTTATATTTACTTTGTTGCATTCTGCGCATAGTAAAAATCAAAGATCTGGCAAATATTGTTGCTGCTGCTCTTCTATGTTATCCAGATATCTTTCCTGAGAGTTCGGAGGCTAAGCTCAACGGTAATCTGCCGAGCCATGCTTCTTCAGATGTACAAAGCCAAAATAATGACGCAAGCAGTCAAAATTCTGAATCTGACACCGGAAATCATACACCTCACAGTGCATTCAATCATAACTATAGCAGTATGAGATTTGCTCCGAG GGAAACTTTGCTTTCATTTGTTGTCAGTGGAGATGAAGTTCAAGTTGCTGGCTCCTTAAATGTTCTAGCAACATTGTTGCAGACAAAAG AACTAGACGAGTCAATGGTTGATGCTCTTGGCATACTTCCACAACGCaaacaacataaaaagaaaCTGCTG CAAGCCTTGGTTGGGGAAGATTCTGCAGAAGAGCAACTTTTCTCATCAGAAGGTGCTAAGGTCAAAGATGGCATTAGTGGCGAACTTGATCTCTATCTGCAAAAATTGAAG CAGGAGTATGCTGGAATTTCATGTGCACACCCAGAGGTTGGAGCGAGTCCTCGCGTGCATAGATTTCAA GTACTCGATTCGTTGGTTAGTCTCTTCTGCAGATCAAATATCTCTGCAGAAACATTGTGGGATGGTGGTTGGCTTTTGCGGCAGTTGTTACCTTACAGCAAAGCGGAGTTCAACAGCCATCATCTTACTTTGCTCAGA GATTCGTTTCACCATTGCACTGCTCGTGTTCTAGAGGAGGCTAGAGGAACGTGGTCTGATTTATTATTGAGAGTTATTTGTGATGAGTGGAGAAAGTGCAAAAGAG CAATTGAGGCATCTTCTCCGCGAAAAGATCCAAAGTGTATTCTATTGCCGCCATTCAAATCTGCCAATGACG AGCATGCATCATCTGAATCATCATTTGCTGCTGGAGAGAGAATGTGTGAAGCAGTGAAG GTGTTTGCGTTGCTTCATCATCTCCACATTTTCTCGCTTGGTAAAGTTTTGCCAGATCAACCTCCTGTATTCTGTTCTGTTGATACTCCAGAGAAGTCCAGAGCAAGGATTGCTGGTTTACGTCTTCCAGAACTTAAACCAAATGCTGAAATTAACCTTG TTGGTGCAATTCCTTGTCGAATTGCATTTGAAAGGGGTAAAGAACGCCATTTCTACTTTCTAGCCCTCTCTATGGGTAGCTCAGGTTGGCTTGTCCTTGCGGAGGAATTACCAGCGAAACCAGGACGAGGATTGGTACGAGTTGTGGCACCATTGGCTGGATGTAAG CCAAAAGTAGATGATAAACATTTAAGGTGGCTGCACCTTCGAATCCGTCCTTCCTCATTCCCATTTACTGATACTGCTACGTATACTGCCCATGGCAAGGTAAAATCTAAAGCTTTGGTTGATGGAAGGTGGACTCTGGCGTTCCGGGATGAGAAATCCTGCAAGAACGCAATGTCCATGGTTGAAGAGGAAATGGAGTTGCAGAGTTGCATGGTGGAGAAAAGCCTAGAACCTGTACTCGAACTAGAACAAAGTACAGACCATTCACAACTGTCTGAGCATGTAGAGGATGACAACACAGTGTGA
- the LOC125222429 gene encoding protein TRANSPARENT TESTA 9 isoform X3: MWFSFWRSRDRLSLDELRFIVDQLIKVQAVNEVNKEFVIEALRSIAELITYGDQHDAAYFEVFMEKQVMGEFVRILRICKSLIVSRQLLQTMSIMIQNLKSDHSIYYMFSNEHVNYLIAYPFDFRNEELLSYYISFLRAISGKLNKDTISLLVKTESEEVVDFPLYVEAIRFAFHEESMIRTAVRALTLNVYHVGDDTVNRFVSKAPHSDYFVNLIEFFRDRCIHLNSIVSNAKMSRSAELSSSILSAVDEIEDNLYYFSDVVSAGIPDVGRLIMDKVLRILIFPLIFPSFSRTEAVKESSLGAVTSLYLLCCILRIVKIKDLANIVAAALLCYPDIFPESSEAKLNGNLPSHASSDVQSQNNDASSQNSESDTGNHTPHSAFNHNYSSMRFAPRETLLSFVVSGDEVQVAGSLNVLATLLQTKELDESMVDALGILPQRKQHKKKLLQALVGEDSAEEQLFSSEGAKVKDGISGELDLYLQKLKQEYAGISCAHPEVGASPRVHRFQVLDSLVSLFCRSNISAETLWDGGWLLRQLLPYSKAEFNSHHLTLLRDSFHHCTARVLEEARGTWSDLLLRVICDEWRKCKRAIEASSPRKDPKCILLPPFKSANDEHASSESSFAAGERMCEAVKVFALLHHLHIFSLGKVLPDQPPVFCSVDTPEKSRARIAGLRLPELKPNAEINLVGAIPCRIAFERGKERHFYFLALSMGSSGWLVLAEELPAKPGRGLVRVVAPLAGCKVKSKALVDGRWTLAFRDEKSCKNAMSMVEEEMELQSCMVEKSLEPVLELEQSTDHSQLSEHVEDDNTV; the protein is encoded by the exons ATGTGGTTTTCCTTTTGGCGATCCAGGGATAGACTGTCGTTAGATGAACTCAG ATTCATTGTTGATCAACTGATAAAAGTTCAAGCCGTGAATGAGGTTAACAAA GAGTTTGTCATTGAGGCTTTGAGATCTATTGCGGAGTTGATAACATATGGTGACCAGCATGATGCTGCCTATTTCGA GGTTTTCATGGAGAAGCAGGTCATGGGCGAGTTTGTACGCATATTAAGAATATGTAAATCTCTGATCGTCTCACGCCAGCTATTGCAGACAATGAGCATAATGATCCAGAACCTGAAAAGTGATCATTCCATAT ACTATATGTTTAGCAATGAACATGTTAACTACCTCATTGCATATCCTTTTGACTTCAGAAACGAAGAGTTGTTATCTTACTACATATCCTTCCTAAG AGCGATAAGTGGGAAGTTGAATAAGGATACAATTTCACTCCTTGTTAAGACAGAAAGT GAGGAAGTAGTTGATTTCCCCCTTTATGTTGAGGCGATACGGTTTGCATTTCATGAAGAAAGTATGATCCGAACTGCTGTTCGTGCTTTAACCTTGAACGTTTATCATG TTGGAGATGACACTGTAAATAGATTTGTATCCAAGGCCCCACATTCAGATTATTTTGTGAACTTGATCGAATTTTTTCGAGATCGGTGTATCCATTTGAACTCAATTGTTTCAAATGCTAAAAT GAGCCGAAGTGCAGAACTTTCGTCTTCCATTCTTTCTGCTGTTGACGAGATTGAAGACaatctctattattttagtGATGTTGTTTCTGCTGGAATCCCTGATGTTGGGAGGTTGATAATGGACAAAGTTCTGAGGATTCTGATATTTCCGCTGATCTTCCCATCCTTTAGTAGGACTGAAGCAGTCAAA GAATCAAGTCTTGGGGCTGTCACTTCTTTATATTTACTTTGTTGCATTCTGCGCATAGTAAAAATCAAAGATCTGGCAAATATTGTTGCTGCTGCTCTTCTATGTTATCCAGATATCTTTCCTGAGAGTTCGGAGGCTAAGCTCAACGGTAATCTGCCGAGCCATGCTTCTTCAGATGTACAAAGCCAAAATAATGACGCAAGCAGTCAAAATTCTGAATCTGACACCGGAAATCATACACCTCACAGTGCATTCAATCATAACTATAGCAGTATGAGATTTGCTCCGAG GGAAACTTTGCTTTCATTTGTTGTCAGTGGAGATGAAGTTCAAGTTGCTGGCTCCTTAAATGTTCTAGCAACATTGTTGCAGACAAAAG AACTAGACGAGTCAATGGTTGATGCTCTTGGCATACTTCCACAACGCaaacaacataaaaagaaaCTGCTG CAAGCCTTGGTTGGGGAAGATTCTGCAGAAGAGCAACTTTTCTCATCAGAAGGTGCTAAGGTCAAAGATGGCATTAGTGGCGAACTTGATCTCTATCTGCAAAAATTGAAG CAGGAGTATGCTGGAATTTCATGTGCACACCCAGAGGTTGGAGCGAGTCCTCGCGTGCATAGATTTCAA GTACTCGATTCGTTGGTTAGTCTCTTCTGCAGATCAAATATCTCTGCAGAAACATTGTGGGATGGTGGTTGGCTTTTGCGGCAGTTGTTACCTTACAGCAAAGCGGAGTTCAACAGCCATCATCTTACTTTGCTCAGA GATTCGTTTCACCATTGCACTGCTCGTGTTCTAGAGGAGGCTAGAGGAACGTGGTCTGATTTATTATTGAGAGTTATTTGTGATGAGTGGAGAAAGTGCAAAAGAG CAATTGAGGCATCTTCTCCGCGAAAAGATCCAAAGTGTATTCTATTGCCGCCATTCAAATCTGCCAATGACG AGCATGCATCATCTGAATCATCATTTGCTGCTGGAGAGAGAATGTGTGAAGCAGTGAAG GTGTTTGCGTTGCTTCATCATCTCCACATTTTCTCGCTTGGTAAAGTTTTGCCAGATCAACCTCCTGTATTCTGTTCTGTTGATACTCCAGAGAAGTCCAGAGCAAGGATTGCTGGTTTACGTCTTCCAGAACTTAAACCAAATGCTGAAATTAACCTTG TTGGTGCAATTCCTTGTCGAATTGCATTTGAAAGGGGTAAAGAACGCCATTTCTACTTTCTAGCCCTCTCTATGGGTAGCTCAGGTTGGCTTGTCCTTGCGGAGGAATTACCAGCGAAACCAGGACGAGGATTGGTACGAGTTGTGGCACCATTGGCTGGATGTAAG GTAAAATCTAAAGCTTTGGTTGATGGAAGGTGGACTCTGGCGTTCCGGGATGAGAAATCCTGCAAGAACGCAATGTCCATGGTTGAAGAGGAAATGGAGTTGCAGAGTTGCATGGTGGAGAAAAGCCTAGAACCTGTACTCGAACTAGAACAAAGTACAGACCATTCACAACTGTCTGAGCATGTAGAGGATGACAACACAGTGTGA